In Mongoliitalea daihaiensis, one DNA window encodes the following:
- a CDS encoding TIR domain-containing protein — translation MKIFLEDVFKTSGTPTYTFVKPIEYTKLLVSLRTKGRGLVIEGPSGIGKTTSINKAIDEIGLNAAVTSLSARKKEDVDLIQILPEFNNFGIAIIDDFHVLPNDIKQSLSDYMKTLADEDSISSKLILIGINKAGDSLVSFSPDLNNRIDTIRFEANPEEKIEEMLTLGEQALNVKLNIKSEIVNESKGSFHIAQLLAKETCISCEIIDNESDKPQTDTSLETIKAKVNHELGRLFYPKARAFAIGSKLRKEGRAPYLHLLNWLANSPDWSIQIDELLNQHPNMKLSINQVVEKGFLKKLIEDNSLLQDVIHYDDQSNVLTIEDPKFLFFIRNILWNKFAEQIGFIGIEFTKPYDFALSFAGENRTLAENLFTKLLEREISVFYDKNEQHRILASNVEDYLAPIYNSEAEFVIVLLSKDYPKKIWTKFESDQFKQRFGDNAIIPIWFSDTDTSLFDETRKYGGLSFNVENDLGSEAENIVTIVSKKLEEKRKEKSSASKI, via the coding sequence ATGAAAATATTTTTAGAAGACGTTTTTAAAACATCAGGAACACCAACATATACTTTTGTTAAGCCAATTGAATATACAAAACTCCTTGTTTCTTTGCGAACAAAAGGAAGAGGACTTGTAATTGAAGGACCATCAGGTATTGGGAAAACAACAAGTATAAATAAAGCCATCGATGAAATTGGACTCAACGCAGCAGTGACATCTCTTTCAGCAAGAAAAAAGGAAGATGTTGATTTGATTCAAATACTTCCTGAGTTTAATAATTTTGGAATTGCGATAATTGACGACTTTCACGTACTTCCGAACGACATCAAACAATCGTTATCAGATTATATGAAAACTCTAGCTGATGAGGATTCAATCTCCTCAAAACTAATTCTAATTGGAATTAATAAAGCGGGAGATTCATTAGTCTCATTTTCTCCAGATTTAAATAATAGAATTGACACCATTAGATTTGAAGCTAATCCAGAGGAAAAAATTGAAGAAATGCTCACTTTAGGTGAACAAGCTCTTAATGTTAAGCTAAATATTAAATCAGAAATAGTTAATGAATCCAAAGGCAGTTTTCATATAGCACAATTATTGGCTAAAGAAACTTGTATTAGTTGCGAGATTATTGACAATGAATCGGATAAACCTCAAACAGACACGAGCCTAGAGACTATTAAAGCAAAAGTTAATCACGAACTTGGGAGATTATTTTATCCGAAAGCAAGAGCATTTGCAATTGGTTCGAAATTAAGAAAGGAAGGACGAGCACCATATCTTCATTTGTTGAATTGGCTGGCAAATAGTCCAGATTGGTCTATTCAAATTGATGAGCTTCTTAATCAACATCCGAACATGAAATTAAGTATCAATCAGGTTGTTGAAAAAGGTTTCCTGAAAAAACTCATTGAAGATAATTCTCTACTTCAGGACGTAATACACTATGATGACCAATCTAATGTTCTAACTATCGAAGACCCGAAATTTTTGTTTTTCATTCGAAATATTCTATGGAATAAATTTGCTGAACAAATTGGATTCATTGGGATTGAATTCACTAAACCATACGATTTTGCTCTTTCATTTGCTGGCGAGAACAGAACCCTAGCGGAGAATTTATTTACAAAGCTACTTGAAAGAGAGATTTCTGTGTTTTATGATAAGAATGAACAACATAGAATTTTAGCATCTAACGTTGAAGACTATTTGGCTCCTATTTATAATTCAGAAGCTGAATTTGTCATTGTTCTGCTTAGCAAGGACTATCCAAAAAAAATCTGGACAAAATTTGAATCAGATCAATTTAAACAAAGATTTGGTGACAACGCAATAATTCCAATTTGGTTTTCTGACACAGATACTAGCCTTTTTGACGAAACTAGAAAATATGGAGGACTATCTTTCAATGTTGAAAATGACTTAGGTAGTGAAGCGGAAAATATTGTAACAATTGTTTCAAAAAAACTAGAAGAGAAAAGAAAAGAAAAAAGTTCAGCTAGTAAGATATAA
- a CDS encoding AAA family ATPase translates to MTQFDFIKDIARFGLENDQEKLKFSLQEMIDHARKTKKTNLAIQLQSILKEAIRVHSTGSASKVSSGIRFDKPSQNKVDDLILEQITSDYRISDLICKPRIKESLNHFILEHRKKSLLEALDLPIAHKILFHGPSGCGKTLASYIIAGELEKMLMVVNLGAIVSSKLGETSKNLAKVFKMAAAGDCILFLDEFDSLGKVRDYSQDHGEMKRVVNTILQLFDYLPQSTIVIAATNQVGMLDDALIRRFDTQIGFELPGEDEIMALIDLTLKKGVFSVGSKRELKKIIQHAKGLSFYSIQKTLITAMKRSLYQLNTDLIPAQVTIDMNIWGSLVDDEKDSQNHKV, encoded by the coding sequence TTGACACAGTTTGATTTTATCAAAGATATTGCCCGATTTGGTCTGGAAAATGATCAGGAGAAACTGAAGTTTTCACTTCAGGAGATGATAGATCATGCCAGAAAAACAAAGAAAACCAATTTGGCTATCCAATTACAATCTATTCTGAAAGAAGCAATACGTGTACACTCTACTGGATCTGCTTCAAAAGTTAGCTCGGGAATTAGATTTGATAAGCCTTCCCAAAACAAAGTAGATGATTTAATTCTTGAACAGATTACTTCTGATTACCGCATATCAGACCTTATTTGTAAACCAAGAATTAAGGAATCTCTGAATCATTTTATACTGGAACATCGAAAAAAATCCCTTTTAGAAGCTTTAGACCTTCCCATTGCCCATAAAATATTATTTCACGGCCCTTCTGGTTGCGGTAAGACTCTTGCCTCCTACATTATCGCCGGTGAATTGGAAAAGATGCTCATGGTGGTCAACCTTGGTGCTATTGTTTCTTCAAAACTTGGTGAAACAAGCAAGAATTTAGCTAAGGTTTTCAAAATGGCAGCTGCTGGGGATTGTATATTATTTTTAGATGAGTTTGATTCTTTGGGGAAAGTGAGAGATTATAGCCAAGACCATGGAGAAATGAAGCGGGTAGTAAATACTATACTTCAGCTTTTTGACTACCTTCCACAATCCACCATTGTCATAGCAGCTACCAATCAGGTTGGTATGCTAGACGATGCCCTTATCCGAAGATTTGATACGCAGATAGGTTTTGAATTACCCGGTGAAGACGAAATTATGGCATTGATCGATTTAACCCTTAAAAAAGGTGTGTTTTCAGTAGGGTCGAAACGTGAGCTCAAGAAAATTATCCAGCATGCAAAAGGTCTTTCTTTTTACAGTATTCAGAAAACTCTCATTACAGCAATGAAGCGCAGCCTTTATCAATTGAACACTGATTTAATACCAGCACAGGTTACGATTGATATGAATATTTGGGGATCTTTAGTGGATGATGAGAAAGATTCTCAGAACCACAAAGTTTAA
- a CDS encoding S8 family peptidase translates to MADFPHLLYTRNPEKITGFRKTRGRDSQNQKEETKEEKPISEEKKGRLLEKLRDYDSSVQIRLQKKTLNVPSNFDLIQIDFHTTFDKSLENHFYSTYGLEPIEKFNFNKTILFNIIDSTLFLSFSEHINIISNLKPNEDHRGKPFSRIALISNFNLLDSSHRKGILSGKEGYFLSICDVLHHPNAENQLNFLLDYLQSRNIEIALNNEKNLAFINGVDTSLEQILVDNFDVIRLISSARVPLIKPGTVSTPIRSYGFGVNVKEDLPIVCIIDTGVQNNIEPLKEILTDINIDHTGNGSYWDEAGHGTAVAGCIAFGADFFDSLQKEIDAKAKIAVLKVIHQTNDDINIVTLLEDIKELYLIYRIRIFNISLNLPGSKQYNSSIGRVAYELDKLSYELDILIINSVGNYLKDDLDALILLGNLDIQTHYPSFFYRTNPEIEFHFCELTNIQEPSEAMNILSVGALAGNFEDMVTDGITPAKEYPAFYTRKFHWDHEVLINGKKPKDNQFNKHLNKPDLVFEGGDYLSTEAAMEVLTTPFDAGSPYFGRLAGTSIAAPLISSMVAELVRAYPFLNMVSIKALLINQAESPAGKNPVHFNSRIDKKVYRRLTGHGRPNPKQILENDENTITFIIEDNVSYDDFYSFNLQFPDWVLTTTNKIEVTGTLVFKFQPVPNNQLAYLPLHISFGIFKPLDINTLSQQDLEKFQLKSGVSWAEDHFGVEDRVFSNVQKISFNLSSQHFQSDNPNVAIAIRCFGKSNIPEAAKRHLKENLHEFSLVIRLREIRKNKKAKLSGSLYNEVKILNELELISDLEAGASLDGGI, encoded by the coding sequence ATGGCTGATTTTCCACATTTGTTGTATACTAGAAATCCTGAGAAAATTACTGGGTTCAGAAAAACTAGAGGGAGAGATTCTCAAAATCAAAAAGAAGAAACCAAAGAAGAGAAGCCTATTTCAGAGGAAAAAAAAGGGAGACTTCTCGAAAAATTAAGAGATTACGATTCTTCTGTGCAAATTCGCTTGCAAAAAAAGACATTAAATGTCCCTTCAAACTTCGACCTTATCCAAATTGATTTCCATACTACCTTTGATAAGAGTTTGGAAAACCATTTTTATAGTACCTATGGGCTTGAACCGATAGAAAAATTTAATTTCAATAAAACTATTCTTTTTAACATTATTGATTCAACGCTTTTTTTATCCTTTTCCGAACACATCAATATAATTTCAAATCTCAAACCCAATGAAGACCATAGGGGAAAGCCCTTTTCTAGGATTGCCCTCATCAGTAACTTCAATCTCTTGGATAGTTCACATAGAAAAGGAATCCTTTCAGGAAAAGAAGGGTATTTTCTTAGCATTTGTGATGTCCTTCACCACCCCAATGCTGAGAACCAACTCAATTTCTTACTAGATTACCTACAATCTCGAAACATAGAAATTGCATTGAATAATGAAAAGAACTTGGCTTTTATTAATGGAGTAGATACCTCGTTAGAGCAGATTTTAGTCGATAATTTTGACGTAATTAGGCTAATATCTTCAGCAAGAGTACCCCTAATTAAACCTGGAACAGTATCAACTCCTATCAGAAGCTATGGATTTGGAGTGAATGTGAAAGAGGATCTTCCCATTGTATGTATTATTGATACGGGGGTCCAAAATAATATTGAACCTCTGAAAGAAATCCTTACCGATATAAATATTGACCACACAGGTAACGGTTCTTATTGGGATGAAGCAGGTCATGGAACAGCTGTTGCTGGATGCATAGCTTTTGGAGCTGATTTTTTTGACAGTTTGCAAAAGGAAATTGATGCCAAAGCAAAAATTGCGGTTTTAAAGGTAATCCATCAGACAAATGATGATATCAATATCGTGACATTATTGGAAGACATCAAAGAACTTTACTTAATTTATAGAATTCGGATTTTTAATATTTCTTTGAACCTGCCAGGATCAAAGCAATATAATTCCTCTATCGGGAGAGTTGCATATGAGTTAGATAAACTCTCCTATGAATTAGACATACTTATCATTAATTCAGTAGGTAATTACCTAAAAGATGATTTAGACGCACTCATTTTGTTGGGGAATTTAGACATACAAACACATTATCCTTCTTTTTTTTATAGAACTAACCCTGAAATTGAGTTTCATTTTTGTGAATTAACGAATATCCAAGAGCCATCAGAAGCGATGAATATCCTTTCTGTAGGAGCACTCGCAGGGAATTTTGAAGATATGGTAACAGATGGCATTACCCCTGCAAAAGAATACCCTGCATTTTATACCCGCAAATTCCATTGGGACCATGAGGTTCTCATCAATGGGAAAAAACCTAAAGATAATCAGTTCAATAAGCATCTAAACAAACCCGATTTAGTTTTTGAAGGTGGAGATTACTTAAGTACAGAAGCTGCCATGGAAGTACTTACCACTCCATTTGATGCAGGAAGTCCATATTTCGGAAGATTAGCTGGAACAAGCATTGCGGCCCCATTAATTTCCTCCATGGTAGCAGAATTAGTTAGAGCTTATCCTTTTTTAAATATGGTAAGTATTAAGGCATTGCTAATCAATCAAGCAGAATCTCCAGCTGGGAAAAATCCGGTACATTTTAATTCCAGGATCGATAAAAAGGTGTACAGAAGACTTACTGGGCATGGAAGACCTAACCCCAAACAGATTCTTGAAAATGATGAAAACACAATCACATTTATAATCGAAGACAACGTTTCCTATGATGATTTTTACTCATTTAATCTTCAGTTTCCCGATTGGGTATTAACAACTACCAATAAAATAGAAGTAACCGGTACACTGGTATTTAAATTCCAACCAGTACCAAATAATCAGTTAGCATATCTACCACTCCATATTTCATTTGGAATTTTTAAACCATTGGATATTAACACGCTTTCTCAACAAGACCTTGAGAAATTTCAATTAAAGTCTGGAGTATCTTGGGCAGAAGATCATTTTGGAGTGGAAGACAGAGTGTTTTCTAATGTACAAAAGATTTCTTTTAATTTGTCTAGTCAGCACTTTCAATCGGACAACCCAAATGTAGCTATTGCCATCAGATGCTTTGGGAAATCTAATATTCCCGAAGCAGCAAAAAGACACCTTAAAGAAAATCTCCATGAATTTTCCTTAGTCATAAGATTAAGGGAAATCAGGAAAAATAAAAAGGCTAAGCTATCGGGATCTCTGTATAATGAAGTGAAAATACTCAATGAGTTAGAATTGATCTCGGATTTGGAAGCTGGAGCATCTTTGGATGGAGGAATTTAA
- a CDS encoding P-loop NTPase fold protein encodes MGSKTFQLDTPRNHSVFRKHLDDPDNVRIIFSAPFGSGKTTFLKDFFIENKNEYQAFHLYPVNYSVSSNEDIFELIKYDILFHFLSLEIEFEKVTITKDVSFGFFVQNNIENIIMPFIRSIPRIGKALSDVSSNLLNLYKKFEIEHQHNQVDQKKQVIDFLTQLNKKIGSIKDDDFYTQLICDLMAQIKADNTDGKKTVLIIDDLDRIDPDHIFRILNVFSAHMDNQTKGNKFDFDKIILVCDIDNIRKIYAKRYGQDVDFSGYIDKFYSKEVFKFDIIKEVEEKLLDVFGSIELTTSGSTHNLERIKSYHDVRLVIYIIVSLNNSGQLPIRKLLKFIGKKISITISRFSPQIQGKYLTVDNFRFLIVYELLKSIYPDMLDLMHKLESINEDSQNNSYADAKEHYLNLLIPFLTYSDHLFEFETNKEISGTYIISPYKIEWKLIPEEKSGDLVLNPTYKIFKDSNQVSVRGIHMFKLVKETIHSIEKNKLNWLEN; translated from the coding sequence ATGGGAAGTAAAACTTTTCAATTAGACACACCTAGAAATCATTCAGTTTTCCGAAAACACTTGGATGATCCTGATAATGTTAGGATCATTTTTTCAGCTCCTTTTGGTTCAGGTAAAACCACATTCTTAAAGGATTTTTTTATAGAGAACAAAAATGAATATCAAGCTTTTCATTTGTATCCAGTTAATTATTCAGTCTCTTCTAATGAGGATATTTTTGAATTAATCAAATATGACATTCTATTTCATTTTCTAAGTTTAGAAATTGAATTTGAGAAGGTTACTATTACTAAAGATGTTTCATTTGGATTTTTTGTTCAAAACAACATCGAGAATATCATTATGCCATTCATTAGGAGTATACCACGAATTGGTAAAGCATTATCTGACGTAAGTTCCAATCTTCTCAACCTTTATAAAAAATTTGAGATTGAACATCAACATAATCAGGTTGATCAGAAAAAACAAGTCATTGATTTCCTTACTCAGTTGAACAAAAAAATCGGGTCAATAAAGGATGATGACTTTTATACGCAATTGATTTGTGATTTAATGGCTCAAATCAAGGCCGATAATACCGATGGGAAAAAAACAGTTCTGATAATTGATGATCTAGATAGGATTGATCCAGATCATATTTTCCGGATTCTGAATGTATTTTCAGCTCATATGGACAATCAAACAAAAGGTAATAAGTTTGATTTCGATAAAATTATTTTGGTTTGCGATATTGACAATATTCGAAAGATCTATGCGAAAAGATATGGCCAAGACGTTGATTTTTCAGGGTACATCGATAAATTTTATTCGAAAGAAGTATTCAAGTTTGATATCATTAAAGAAGTTGAAGAAAAGTTATTGGATGTGTTTGGATCTATAGAATTAACTACTTCAGGAAGTACCCACAACTTGGAAAGAATTAAAAGTTATCACGATGTAAGGTTAGTTATTTATATTATAGTTAGTTTGAATAATTCAGGTCAACTGCCAATCCGGAAATTATTAAAATTTATTGGTAAAAAAATATCAATTACAATTTCAAGATTCTCGCCACAGATTCAAGGAAAATACTTAACAGTTGATAATTTCAGGTTTTTAATTGTCTATGAATTGTTAAAGTCTATTTATCCTGATATGCTAGATCTAATGCATAAACTGGAATCCATAAATGAAGATTCTCAAAATAATTCGTATGCGGATGCCAAAGAGCACTATTTGAATTTACTAATCCCCTTTTTGACCTACTCCGATCATTTATTTGAATTTGAAACCAATAAGGAAATCTCAGGTACTTATATCATTAGCCCATACAAGATAGAGTGGAAGTTAATCCCTGAGGAAAAGAGTGGAGATTTGGTTTTAAACCCTACCTATAAAATCTTTAAAGATAGCAATCAGGTGAGTGTCAGGGGTATTCATATGTTCAAATTAGTTAAAGAAACTATCCATAGTATTGAGAAAAATAAGCTGAATTGGCTTGAAAATTAA